Within the Carassius gibelio isolate Cgi1373 ecotype wild population from Czech Republic chromosome B4, carGib1.2-hapl.c, whole genome shotgun sequence genome, the region CAGATCAAACAGTTTTTTGTCAACGCCATCGTTAATTCAAAACATCAGATTAAAAAGGTAGAAAATGAGTGGTTTGGTTAAACAAAAGAGCTCATCATTAATTACAATTCAAAACTGCCTTCATTTGGCCAGTGATTCAGTATGAATGTGGttgagtggatgtgtgtgtgtacctgtctcCGCTTTGAACACCCATGGGGAAGCAGTAATTGAGTTCAAGCCTAGCAATGTTTCCCAGTCGCAGAATTATTCCTGCGCCGTAAGACCATCTGATACACTCCGCTAGCTTCTGCAGATGTGCGTGTGGACCCTCTCCTACACAAACACGATGCATACAGTCAAGCTTAAACTACTGTAAATCGAAGAACAGGGTGATTTAAACAAATAGTTTTCACAATACTCAGCCAATTGTTGTCTTGAAATTGAAAGAGTCATACTAAAGTTTCACTGCAACAACGGCATCCCCATGTGGACAAAAGGCTTCGTTGCATACATACAGTCAAGAACTAGAGACTAGTGTGATGTTAGTATCAAagacattattttagtttttttattttccattttaattgaagttaaaaattatgttattttgttttatcttCTATCTTAATGTATAtcatttttcatgtattttttttttcctggaaattattataaagttaaactaaaatttaatacatttttcaagtaatgggattttagttttaaataacaacaaactGCATTTCCTCAgttgaaacaaatattttttttctagacTAACAAATGACAAGTTTTGGATAATGACTACTGACCGTAGTTGAGATTGCAAAGGTTTCCAGCATTAAGGAAGAAGTGTGTTCTGAAGAGGTCAGCCAGGCCGCGTTTGTTCGAGCGGAAGGGGAGGGGCGTATACAGGTGAAGCCCACCGGCCCAATACGCTTCCCCACCCAGATAATCACCTGATCAGGTAAGATTTCAAATTAGAAACAAACTTTAAGAAAACTAtcattaagagaaaaaaaaaattacaaagaaatagTACATTGAAATTTTTTAGTACACCTTTACCTTCACTCTGAGGGCCTATACTGTACATGCCAAAACCTCTCACACTGGTTGGGCCGCCCAGGTAGAACCTGGCATAAAAACACATCCACAATGCAATTTGTAAAATGCTATAAACATGTTCAGGCTGATTCACGTTTTTTTGAGAAGGTGAGGATTTAAGGGATGAGAGCATCTAATTCACGTCTAAATTAGCAAAATTTGCTTACATGTCTTCAGTGAATGGCTTTTTATTTGAGCAGAGAATGATTTTGTCATTAATATCATCATTCTTTAGAACCGTGCTGATACAAGATGGCTTTTATTAAACCAAATAATCCGTTACCTAATTTCATATTCCCAGTCAAAAATGATGTGGCTTTTAAAAAACTGCTTATAAATCTCACAGTATCACAAACTCttggaattaattttattttctttcaattagcacagatttgatgtatgtttttttaactGACTTGACTTCTGGGATCTAAATTGATGCACCTtggttttatagtaaaaaaaaataataataataattttcatttaaaacaggaacaccacaagtgtaagAAGATGGGCAaagtataaaatatgtttaaaacatttctgagaagttgctgtaactcgtGTAAGCTAAATAAGCTTTAGTCTTACTTAGAGATAACACTAACTAGCATTTTCTGGGTCAAACTGACTAGAACACAACATGAAACATAATTATAAGTGTGTGTATctttataaaacttaaaaaaacgaACAATAAAAGCATCCAatgaaaagcaaacaaacaactgCACACCTGTCAGCAATGGAGGTCGGCTGACTCCCAAGAGGATAGATCATCCCTCCCCATAAAGATGCAGATAACACCTATAAGAGAAAATCAATACACTTACTTAATATTAATGTCCAAATACCACAAATGTCCTTTAAAGCACCTGCTGTCTTTCAAAGGCAGTTAAAGCATGACAGACAATGCCAAAACCAGAAAAATCTCTAACATCACGCATTAATCAAGATCACTCACCGATCCCCAGATAAATTCTTTGTTAAGCTGCAGCTCAACGTCTTCTTTGAGAAAGCTGGCATCTCCACCGGTGTATCCTGCCAGCTCCTAAACCAACAGAGCGAGCACAAGATGCTAAACCTTCTCCAGACAGTTTAAATCAATGATGGATATCGAGAGGCAAAAGTGATAGTGAGTGAAGGAATACAAGACAGCTACTGATATGTTCTGGGCTGATGTTCAAGTCAACACACCTGGCTGATCCGCAGTAAGGCACCTCTTCGAGGCAAGATAGCAGAGTTTCTGCTGTCTATTATCATGGTGTGCTAGCATGAGACAAGAAATCAGTCATTAGTCCAAAACCAGGCAGCCAAAGCACTTGGTGATTAAGGCAGCGTGGAGCATCTTACAGAAAGAGCGGATTTAAGTGTGTGGCCACTCTCCTCTCTCACAGCAAAGGACGCGCTGCGGGCCAGACATCCCAGTTCACGCCACACGCCCTCCCATTTCAGAGTGTGATCCGTCATCCACAGAGGGAACTGCAAGACACATATTGCATTATATCTTTAATTACTGAAGAAACAGTAGAaatggagaaattttgcattatctcactttctcaccaatggatcctctgcagtgaatgggtgccatcagaatgagagtccaaacagctgatgaaaacctcacaataatccacacaactcggTTCCGATAATTCCGATAATTAAAATCCGATAAGGACAACAGGGaaattactttttcattgatGCAATAATGCTTCGAAAGCAGTATTATGGATTAAGCACTTGTAATCTGGCCTGAAGCGAAGGTTTAAAGTTAAAcgttttgtttcttacaaaccgcttttcacttcacaagctgttaactgatggactggtgtCGTGTGGAatacttatggattattgtgatgtttttatcagctgtttggactctcattctgacggcacccattcactgcagaggatccactggtgagcaagtgatgtaatgctaaattaatCCAAATCTGTTGTGACGAATAAACTaaatcatctacatctttgacggcctgagggtgagtaaaatttcagcaactttttactttttgttcATTTCTTACATTGAGCTCTGTAGAAACTCCCCTGTCCGTCTCTTTAAGAGAGCTCCACGGGAACTGCCCGGTGACTTTGTAGAGGTTTAGAGTGAAGCTACACAAAGCAAAGACGTCAAGCTGTTAAATATCTATTCAACATCACTCTTATTTTTACAGTTCAAAAGTGAACACACTTCACCATCAGTATAATTCTGTTTATAGAAATCATACTTGCGTTCATAAAAGCCCGTCTGTGGTTTAAACAAGGACAGGCCATATGATGTCTCCTTAGTTCCATAGGAGAACTGAAAGGTGAGCTTCTCTCCACGTCCTAACATATTTGGAAGTTTAATGCCCAAAACCTTCAGAGGAACGAACACACAAATGCAGTTACACAAATTGACACATTATGTAGAAACTACACACATAAACTGAGAGTGGATGATAATAAAACAATACTCCATACTGACTGAAAATGttattagaaatattattaatatcggtattattattcataataaatattctatttattaaatttttttaatagtctGAATGGAGATCTCATTTGAGAGTAACTGTGTCTTCACCAGAGcgtttttagtattatttatatataatacatatttttaatgagCTCTTATTcttatatgtgaccatggaccacaaaaccagtcataagtagcacgggtatatttgtagaaatagcaaaaattttcttttatgccaaaaatcattaggatattgagtaaagatcatgttccatgaagatattttgtgaatttcctaccgtaaatatacaaaaacttaatgtttgagtagtatgcattgcttagaacttcatttggataactttaaaggtgattttctcaatattttgattttttttgcaccctcagattccagattttaaaatagttgcatctcagccatATTTTGTCccatcataacaaaccatacatcaatgggaagCATACTTATTCAgacttcagatgatgtataaagcTCAATTTCTAAAAAtcaacccttatgactggttttgtgctccagggtcacatatttccagctttcatttttatttcagttttagtaattttagcactGCAACTTaaagttattttagttagttgGCAAGGCAACATAGCAAGGGTGGGATGCAAAGCAATAAATGCGTGAATTATGGTTCTTCTTACCATACTCCCTTCATTGTTTCCAACCATGGTATTATAACTGCCAGTAAGTCGCTTAAGCTCAGTCACCTCAAATGTAACATCGAGTCCATTTGGCAGCGCATCTGCTCCTAAAGAGGACATCAAAGAGACATTGTACAAAGAACACAATAGCTGAATTTTAAGGCATAGTGGACTCCTCTATGAAGTTAACAGGAAAATCctgcaaatatatttattatgaagCCGGGTTCAATTTCTTAACTTGTCTCTCCTATATACAGTATTTGCTACATATCTAATACTGACAATAAAAAGGCTGACCTTTAGACCTATTGCTCTTCTTTATGAGTATGTAAATGAACTGATGTAGGTTAGCATGTTGAAAGTCAGTGCTAGACAGCCTGTCTGAGGGGAATGCAACAACTCAGTCCAGAAAAACTGGACACTTTCCACTGAACGGTATATAACTGAATCAAGCATGAAGATGTTTTGGATGTAATACCTTCTGAAATGTCAATCACCACCTCCACATCTCTGAATATGCCTAGACGGAGCAACCTCTGTCTGGCCTCGTGGGATTTTCTCATCACCTGTGGAAACACTGAGCTTGTTACCTCATTTCATAATTAGTGATCgagcaatatgtttttttttttaaatggctggtatctatatatataatgctgATATGTTTCATACAATTAAATGACATACGTAAGATGTGCTTATTGagtgttttacatttacatttagcagatacttttatttGAAGGGAAGTTATATCCAATGGATGATTTGGGTCTATCACCGCTCATATTAACTTAACCAGACAAACACTTGGACCTTGACAGCTCACTTACTTCAACCAGGTTCCTGGCAGTGAAGACATCAGAGATTTCATAGCCCAAGTAATCCTCTTTAGTTCTGCCCAGCCCTTCAATGTTGACATTCTGGACAACAACCTAAATGAGAACAATCATGTGAGACTGCAGATTTTGGACATGGTACCACagtaataccatgtttttggacATGTACCATAGTATTATTGGAAATACTTGATGCAAATACAGTACTACTGTATACTGGAAAATACTATGGTATTATTACCATCAGATACTATCACTGTTTTATTGTTGATATAAAAATTGTTATATTCATGTTCACCAAATTCATGCACTATGAATTCTAACATGGCATGATGACTGCAGTACATAACCAAAAAGCATGACAGCTAAAAGTATAGTATAAAAgtataaagattttaaaaataactcAGTACGAGTTTAACACAACTTACATCTTTATTTTCTAAAACCTCTTGTTTAGTTTCTTGCACCGCCTCCATCACTTCCAAATCATCTGGGTTCACGCCCAAGTCTCGCCCATGCATGGGGTAAGAATCCATACTCTACAATACAAACATGACCAGTTTGGGATTTTGCACATATACAGTCAAATCCAGTGGCACTTGCACAAAAACGCATTGGACCGCTTTCTGTAACAATACAACACGGAAAGCAAGCAATAAACCTGAACACAAGAGGTCACAGACAAAACAAGCATATTTCACCCCGAGTCTTTGGTAAACGTTTTACCCGTGCGTGCACAGTCCCCATTTCTAGTGCAATAATATCCTAAACGTATTGAATCCGCTCAGCTGACCGTGGGAATGTAAACTATCGCACTATAATAAAGCAGTGAACCCAGCCCCCTTCAAGGAGGACGCCATGACACGCAACTGCTAGGCGAACCTGGACGGCGATTGGCTAGAATTATGTGACGTCCCACACAGTAGGCGTGTTCTTGTTCTGTGCGCCGTTTGCGTGCCTTTGCGTTGCGCGCTTTCAAAAGTGGAACACTGGAAATAGGAGTGCGTTTTTTTTGACCATAGACATATTTTATGGTGCATATATCAGATAGCCACAACTAGGAGGACCAACGTTACGAAAGTTTGTTTTGTAAACTTACTATCAAAGAAAGCTGTTTTGCTGATACCTTTTTAGTGTCCTACCTATGAATATGCTAAGCATTCGGTACTGTTGTATTTTACATGGCTTTTATGGTCatggaaaaatgtaatatttcacggATTTAAATTTGTGATTTACAGGCCgggaaaaataatgtaattagtgtaatcttatcattaaaaaaacaaaaatctaatcaGTTGTATATTCTCTCAAAGTCACAGAaattagaaaatatttgttttagtttttctatTAAATCTagaaactgttcattttaaatgcaaaatgcagtctctatacaattatattttaaaaccatcaccattattaataatacattatcaGGCACAGTACTCTTTGTAATGATGTCATTCCATTTCTCCGGGAGAGGGCAGTATATCTTCTTTAGTGTTTGGTATATTTATTGATTAACATGACTTTTAACAAGTCGCTACTTTTACAGAAGGAAgttgggaatttttttttattgttttttctcaCTCAGTTTTACAGCAAGCTGTCAGTCACAATTGCGCATTTTATTAACTGTGAATTATTAcaaaatctacattttatataatgacatcatgtGTGTATAAAGTTATCTATTTCCTTAATATAGACTACTTATTTATGTAACGTATTTTATTGCTTAATATGTATCGatactctatctatctatctatctatctatctatctatctatctatctatctatc harbors:
- the LOC127956136 gene encoding sorting and assembly machinery component 50 homolog B isoform X1; this translates as MGTVHARSMDSYPMHGRDLGVNPDDLEVMEAVQETKQEVLENKDVVVQNVNIEGLGRTKEDYLGYEISDVFTARNLVEVMRKSHEARQRLLRLGIFRDVEVVIDISEGADALPNGLDVTFEVTELKRLTGSYNTMVGNNEGSMVLGIKLPNMLGRGEKLTFQFSYGTKETSYGLSLFKPQTGFYERNFTLNLYKVTGQFPWSSLKETDRGVSTELNFPLWMTDHTLKWEGVWRELGCLARSASFAVREESGHTLKSALSHTMIIDSRNSAILPRRGALLRISQELAGYTGGDASFLKEDVELQLNKEFIWGSVLSASLWGGMIYPLGSQPTSIADRFYLGGPTSVRGFGMYSIGPQSEGDYLGGEAYWAGGLHLYTPLPFRSNKRGLADLFRTHFFLNAGNLCNLNYGEGPHAHLQKLAECIRWSYGAGIILRLGNIARLELNYCFPMGVQSGDRICDGVQFGAGIRFL
- the LOC127956136 gene encoding sorting and assembly machinery component 50 homolog B isoform X2, encoding MDSYPMHGRDLGVNPDDLEVMEAVQETKQEVLENKDVVVQNVNIEGLGRTKEDYLGYEISDVFTARNLVEVMRKSHEARQRLLRLGIFRDVEVVIDISEGADALPNGLDVTFEVTELKRLTGSYNTMVGNNEGSMVLGIKLPNMLGRGEKLTFQFSYGTKETSYGLSLFKPQTGFYERNFTLNLYKVTGQFPWSSLKETDRGVSTELNFPLWMTDHTLKWEGVWRELGCLARSASFAVREESGHTLKSALSHTMIIDSRNSAILPRRGALLRISQELAGYTGGDASFLKEDVELQLNKEFIWGSVLSASLWGGMIYPLGSQPTSIADRFYLGGPTSVRGFGMYSIGPQSEGDYLGGEAYWAGGLHLYTPLPFRSNKRGLADLFRTHFFLNAGNLCNLNYGEGPHAHLQKLAECIRWSYGAGIILRLGNIARLELNYCFPMGVQSGDRICDGVQFGAGIRFL